From Rudanella lutea DSM 19387, a single genomic window includes:
- a CDS encoding DUF1501 domain-containing protein — protein MENEILEHGFNFNRRRFLSRLSLGLGSAALGSLLIPDLFGGSGSDDETLPVGVPHFAPKAKRVIYLFQNGAPSQQELFDYKPKLREMTGQELPPSVRGKQRLTGMTANQKEFPMVGSFVDFNQYGQSRAWVSDLFPYTAKIVDDLCIIRSMYTEAINHDPALTFLQTGSQQGNRPSMGSWLSYGLGNENKNLPNFTVLLSRGIGNGQGVYSKLWSNGFLDSIHQGVQFSKGEDPVLYLRDPDGMSREERRAMLDNLAQLNDLSYQSFGDPEIMAKVKQYEMAYRMQTAVPEVMDLSKESDDIIKLYGPDCLVPGTFAANCLLARKLSENGVRFVQLYHQGWDQHGNLPFEIAKQAKDVDQASAALVTDLKQRGLLDETLVIWGGEFGRTSYTQGKLTKDNYGRDHHPRCFTIWMAGGGIKPGMVYGETDDVGYNIIQNPVHVHDFQATVLHQLGLNHEKLVFKHLGRRYRLTDVSGKVVHDIIA, from the coding sequence ATGGAAAACGAAATTCTCGAACACGGCTTTAATTTCAACCGGCGTCGCTTTTTGTCGCGGCTTAGTCTGGGGTTGGGGAGTGCAGCTTTGGGATCATTGCTCATTCCAGATTTGTTTGGTGGCTCCGGCTCCGACGACGAAACCCTGCCTGTAGGCGTGCCGCATTTTGCTCCCAAGGCCAAACGGGTGATTTACCTGTTTCAGAACGGCGCGCCTTCGCAGCAGGAGCTTTTCGATTACAAGCCCAAACTCCGCGAAATGACCGGACAGGAGTTGCCGCCCTCGGTGCGGGGCAAGCAGCGGCTCACGGGTATGACCGCCAACCAGAAAGAGTTTCCGATGGTGGGTTCGTTTGTCGATTTCAACCAATACGGCCAATCGCGGGCGTGGGTGAGCGACCTGTTTCCGTATACGGCCAAAATTGTCGACGATCTGTGCATCATCAGGTCGATGTACACCGAGGCCATCAACCACGACCCGGCGCTCACGTTTTTGCAGACGGGCTCGCAGCAGGGCAACCGCCCCAGCATGGGCTCGTGGCTGAGTTACGGGCTGGGCAACGAAAACAAAAACCTGCCCAACTTTACGGTACTGCTTTCGCGCGGCATCGGCAACGGGCAGGGGGTCTACTCCAAACTCTGGTCCAACGGGTTTCTGGATTCTATTCATCAGGGCGTACAGTTCAGCAAAGGCGAAGACCCGGTGCTGTACCTCCGCGACCCCGACGGTATGTCGCGCGAGGAACGCCGGGCCATGCTCGACAATCTGGCCCAGCTGAACGACCTGTCGTATCAGTCGTTTGGCGATCCCGAAATTATGGCCAAAGTGAAGCAGTACGAGATGGCGTACCGCATGCAAACGGCCGTGCCCGAGGTGATGGACTTGTCGAAGGAGTCGGACGATATTATCAAGCTCTACGGGCCCGACTGTCTGGTGCCGGGTACGTTTGCGGCCAACTGTTTGCTGGCCCGCAAGCTGTCGGAAAACGGCGTCCGGTTTGTACAGCTTTACCATCAGGGGTGGGATCAGCACGGTAACTTGCCCTTTGAAATTGCCAAACAGGCCAAAGATGTCGATCAGGCATCGGCGGCTCTGGTCACCGACCTCAAACAGCGCGGGTTACTCGACGAAACGCTCGTGATCTGGGGGGGCGAGTTTGGCCGAACCAGCTACACGCAGGGTAAGCTCACCAAAGACAACTACGGCCGCGACCATCACCCGCGCTGCTTTACCATCTGGATGGCGGGCGGGGGCATCAAACCCGGCATGGTGTACGGTGAAACCGACGATGTGGGCTACAATATTATTCAAAACCCGGTTCACGTCCACGATTTTCAGGCCACGGTGCTCCATCAGCTTGGCCTCAATCACGAAAAACTGGTCTTCAAACATCTGGGCCGACGGTATCGGCTGACTGATGTTTCGGGAAAAGTAGTACATGACATCATTGCCTAA